The DNA segment GAGGACTGCCATACCATGAAGGACGCTATACGATATGCGCTTAAAGGTGCATGTTTAATCCCCTCTTAATTTTAACAAGTAATCAAAAATAAAAACCATGAGCATAGATACAATTGAAGGAGGAAAAATAAAGTGGTGTATTGAGCAGCACGTTAAAACAAATCATTATTACGACACTTACCTTCCTTATGAGTTCCATTTGCGAATGGTGGCACAAGTTTGTAAGCAGTTTATTGCCGTACCTGAAAGGCAATGGAGTGAATTAGAAGTGGCTTGTTGGGGGCATGACCTTATCGAAGATACAAGGGTGTCCTATAATGACTGTAAAGAAGTATTGGGCGAATATGTTGCTGATATTATTTATGCCGTTTCTAATGAGAAAGGTAAAAATAGAAAGGAG comes from the Bacteroidota bacterium genome and includes:
- a CDS encoding phosphohydrolase, which gives rise to MSIDTIEGGKIKWCIEQHVKTNHYYDTYLPYEFHLRMVAQVCKQFIAVPERQWSELEVACWGHDLIEDTRVSYNDCKEVLGEYVADIIYAVSNEKGKNRKERANEKYYFGILATEGALFVKLCDRISNVQYSKMTKSKMFEMYKKENPEFLFRLSPMPSNYEVMGKYLSNLFND